The DNA region GCGAGTCTCCGCGATGGGTTTTTTTGCCCTTCCTTGCGCATTGAGCCAAAATCAGCCAGAAACAGACGCCCGTCTTTCATCACCAGAAGATTAGCCTCTCTGAAGTCACCATGCACGACTCCTTGGCGTTGGAGATTGGCCACCAGCCGTATTAGATCATAGGATAGCTGTAGGCGGGCATGGTACACGATGTCGCTGTCCCGTACGGCAGGATCACACATTGCGTTGATAACATCTTGAAGGTCTGTATAGGCCTTCGGCATCAAGAAGAAAACATTTCCGATCAACGTTCGCGAGCCAGGGATAGCGACAGCGAAGGTCTCCTTGTTTGGAAACTGCACCATGTCGGTGGGGACCAAGAATCGAAGAACGGCTTGAGCTTCCCTTGGGTCTTTGACCGTGGCGAACGCATCAGTTAAACGACCCTCTGCCATCACATCCTCTTGTGACATCTTGAAAGGCTCGCGGAGAGCAATAGGAACTTTTGCGGCGAACTCTGCTCCGGTGTCCACGTCGGAAGCCGTGAACACCATCCCGAAGTCGCCCCTGCCGAAGACGGGCCCCCTTCGGAGCCGCCGTGGCGCTCCCGTCCGCACCGAGACCACTTCCACGGTCACGTCCTGTGGCCAGAACGTAGCGGAGAGCCCTTTGTCCAGTGTCCTGAATGCCCCCGCCTGGCGATCGACTGGGTGGATTTGCTTCGATACCAGTGTCAAAAGGTGCTTGACAATGGAGTCCCCTGGCTCTATGCCATGAACCAGCGCGAGGTCAGCTCCCTCTGGTTGACCCAGGTCTGCAAAACTCGCATCCGACGAAGAACCTGGTTCCTCTAATCGCGATCCCCTGAAGTGGGCGAGCCGCCCGGACGCTCCAGACACATGGCGCCCAACAGTTCTTGCGGCCCCCCGCGAGTGCTGAAGCAGACTGTGGCCATAAGAAGCTAGTGCACGAGGCGGGGCGTCCACCGCCACATGCGTGTCTCTGGCATTTCCAGTGCCTAGATCCAGTTGCCTGCGAGTCCTCTCAAAGAGCAAACGGGGATGGGTTCGCTCACTACTGGCCGGGGTGTCTTCTAAAGGAGAGGACTCAGTGAAGGAGCTCCCGACGTGGGGATCGTCCTCCCCTGGTGCAACCGATCCCGCGGTCACGTGGCTTCTTCTTGAGGTCACCGCTGAAGCGAGCAGGTGACCGAACTGCGAGCTTAAATGCACGCTCACCCCCTTGTGCACCCCCAAGACAGTGCCCAGTGCAGCTAGAGCTAGCCACACACGGCATGACGCCTTTCTGGCGCGTTTTGGGTCAAACACCATTTTCAAAGTCGGACGCAAGCGGTCATCCAGTCAGAAGTATCTCTACAACTAGCACTTGGAAAAGCTTTACAAATGAAAGGGCAGTTGGCGTCCTGCGGCCGGGGCTGCTTGGCGCCTGTCGCTGTGTCTCAGAGCAGAGCCCACAACTGCGAGCTGGTTTTGCTGAAGACACCTGCGCGTCTCATTTTTGTTGCCGCTTGGCCAGCCAGACAGCTTTCCCCACAAAGCGTTGACTGTGTGTACGGCATACGGCCCCCTGTCTGTCACTTGTGTCTTCTCATGGACAAAAAACGAACAGCAGCCAATCACGCGCTGTCTCGCAGAGAAACGCTGACCTCGGCTGCGTCTTAAGTGTTCTGCTGAGACAGAGCCCGTCACAATGCCCGAGGGCATCTCTCTGCGTCAGAGGTGCCCTGCCCCACACTCGCACCCCGGGgggcgcctcagcctccgccgtgTTCAGGGTCGCCATTAGATATATGGAGAATGCGGATGACTGTGTgcggcttcgctgccttGAGTACCTATTTTTGTCGAAAACGCGATAGATCGTGgcggctctcttctccgACAGGGACTTGCGCCTGTATCTCGTAAGCAAGATTAGCGCGATAGATGCAACGCACTCGATGGTTTTATCTTGTTTCAAAAACGCTTCCAGAGTCCCGCGCAAAACACATCAGAATCGTGCGTGCGAGTGGCACTCGTCATTGGTACCTCGCCCAGTGCCAGGGAGTCAACCACGAACGCTGCCTGAGCAGATGCATACATGACACTTGGAGCGTGCACTCGTCTGCTGGCGACTTCAGGTCACCGAATCGAATAGTCAGACTCTGATGTGCTGTAGCACGCTTGCATGACCGACGCTGTTTCGCAGTGTATTTGAGTTGTAGCACCCCTCACCTGTCTCAGCTGTCCCCCTCTCAAACACGTGATGCAGTGGCGCCTTTTATATCGGCGACGAACGCTCTGAGGGGGCGCTGAAAGTCCAGTTGTTATATCGCAAGGGGCGTGATCGTGGTGATTCGACCACACATTCCTCACGTTTATGCATAATTATTCGGAAAAATTTGCGAGCGGTAGctgaccctaaaccctaaaggGCTGAAGTCGTAAAGCGCTAGTGTGTGTAACTTGCTTTCCTGCCCCCACATGGCTGAAAGTGGCGCGTGAAAGAACAGCGAGGAGTTTTCTTCTTGCGTTGTTGACGGCGTtgtggctggcgccgctgctgcacctACCCGTCTACGATCATGGAATTCACAGAGTGACACCAGAGCTGAGGAAAACCGTGGGCTAGGCcgaaggaagagagagaggcacggttgacgcggacgcgagccgcgcaaatgcgtgcatgcaacCGCGGGACGAAGTCTTTGCAATGAGGAAGCCTCCGCGTGTCGGACTGAGAAAAGTCGAACAAGTTCCGTCGCTGCCGAGACTCCAGGACCGTCAGTGGCAAACGAAACTTGTGGACAAAGTATGTGGAACCGGCTTTGTATGAAAGTGGAGGCCAACAGAGAACACAGCTGTGGCCTTTAGAAGTTCTGTAAATGGACTATGTTCGTCAGTGGCAAACGAAACTTGTGGACAAAGTATGTGGAACCGGCTTTGTATGAAAGTGGAGGCCAACAGAGAACACAGCTGTGGCCTTTAGAAGTTCTGTAAATGGACTATGTTCGGCTGGATCCGATGCCACGGAGTTCTGCGCTGGGtaggagacagcagcgagatAGGCTCGGGGCATTCATCCCTGGAATAACAGAGCAACACAGCACTGCTGATGCCTTCCATTTTGTGGTATGACTTTGAATTTCGTGCCCAGATACTGCATGTGCTCAGCTCGACCCCCcctgctgcttctgtcgAAGGAAAGCCACCCGCCGTACGCGCTGGTCGCGGCTTGTTCGTTGggcgtctcgcctttttttttctccgtcaGTCTCGTCTCCTGGGACGACCATTGCCGTTGCTAGTACCTTAACCGTTTTGTTTCTTTATCATGCGCCTTGCCTTTCCACCGCGCCAGTGGCGTGCGCAACTCATCGAGTGCCCTGCTCTCGCTGCTTGCCCGTTGCGGAGGCGTGGACCCCTTGggttcgtctcctctctcgtaGCTCTATCGTTTACGGTAGCGTCAATGGCAAAtgtgcggcgtcggcgcgcatGACTCCGCAAGCAAAGTAGGCTCTTTTCCCCGTCATTTCTGGTGTCGCGTCGTGGCCCTGTCGGCGCGTCTCACACCACCAAGATGGAGAgcacggctgcagaggcgggcgcgcctgcctgtgGGGACTCCTCGGGAGGCACATCCAAATGCCGGAAACAGCGCACAGTtagcgcgtcgtcttcgtcgccccctGAGTCTCCTGACTCTCCTGGTGCTGAAGGCCCTGGTCGTCGGCCGGCAAGCGTCTTCAAACTTAGTGCGTCTACGACGCCGCTAGGCTCAATCTCCTTCTTTCCCCCGTCTGAAGGTCACGAGTCTGGGCTGTGCGCCTCCCCACACGGTGCGCTTCGAGATCCCTGCTCCGATGGACTTAACGAGCCCTctaggcgccgcggagattGTTCCCCGTTTTCTGTCGACAGGGGCGCGCTAGGTGGAGCTCCGACTTGTTCGCTCTTCGCCCCTGAGAGAAGCACTCGACTCACTCTCAATCCTTTTGCAGCCAGTGAAGATGCCACGGGTAAGTAGGCGGGGCACATGTTCTGTTTTTCGGGAGCGTCGGCACTGAGCAGCACGCAGCATGGAAAGCCTCCAGCGTGTTTCACAGTCTTTACGCACTCGGGTTGTGCGTTCATGCAACCCCTGGATTGTAGCCAAGGGACGCGAACTCGGcgtgccttctgcgtctgccttctccctTGAAGTAGAGGTCATGCGCCTTTCTGTGGCTCAGGCAAAGGCCGGTCAGTTTCACGCGATGCTTGTTTTCCCAGCTTCTTCGGAGCTCTCTGAGGTTTTAGGTGGGCTTTTTGTGTGCGTTTTGGCCCTGTCCTTCGCGGCTCTTTGCTAGTGTCTCACAAGTCGGAGCGGCTGACAATGTGTGTGCATTCGCAGGGCCCTGTGCGACACGCAGAGCCGTAAGACGCCCGccagacgcctgcagcggaggcggggtgGGGGTGCTCGCCGGTGGATTGCAAGATGCTGAAATAGCTCAGCTGTCTATcagggaagcggaggaagacagcgcACTCTCGGGGTTTGTGCTCGGAAGTGTCATCGAAAAGAATACTTCCTCTGCAgatgcgcacgcgacgcccgcTCCGTGTCCGCCTCAGGCGGCCTCCGTTGCGCCACCGTCAGACTCATATccgccaggcagcagcgggcctTTGTCCTTTCTGCCTTCGAACGCAGCTATAGAGGCTCCCTTCGGTTTTCCGAAGGCAGTCCATCGGTCGCTCCTGCCATGTCACAGTCGTCGGGGGGCCGACGACAACGCCGGCACACCAGGAGGCTTGCGACCGAAAACGGGGCCTACCGGTGCGACGGCAGCAAGCAGCTTCAGCGACCGTGGCAGCACGAGCGTTTCAGGACCTGGGGCGGTGGGCAAGGCATTGGCTGCGGAGATTGAAAACGAAAATCTTCATATTTtgagccgcatgcagccccaCGAGATTCGGGAGGCTCGGGAGGAGATCCTCCAGCGCTTTGGGGCAGAACGATTTGCGGCcctgcagagacgagcgcTCCGGCGGGCTCGTGCGAAATGCAGCGGCGAACATCAAGAACAGAATGGAAATGCTgaggcgacgaggggcgcagcagctggacgGGCCGCACGGGGCGAAAGGCAGCAGCTCCAGAATGAggacgctgcgcgcctgtccGCGTTCCCGCGCGAGAACAGAACTGAGGAAAGTCAGACGCGCCTTCAAGCGGGCGGCTCAGCtcccgccgcttctccggtgccgccctcgtcctcgtgTGCATCGTCTACACAGTCATCTGTTTTTGCTCTGCCGGGAGGCAGGCAGTGCGTTCTCGAGTGGAGCCTCGagccgcgtcgggcgctggcagctgcggcggcccggACGCCGGCTTAGGGAAGAGAAACGACCTTTGGGCCCGCTTTCCAAGGTGACGGGCAAGGACTGAATGGGGGGGTTGTCCGGCCGTGCATGCAGGGTCAGTCAGGcaaggacgcggcgcagtcGGCTGGGGCTACAAGTTCTGTACGATTTGATCTCCAGGAAGCTGCGAAACTGCAGTGGGCAAATCCGCTTGGCCTGGAAGATGCGAGGGGTGGACCTcttgaggaggaagacggagagtGGGAGCACCAGCGTGTGCAGGGGGGGGTGTTCACCGGGGTACCTGCGAAAGCAGGGCGAGGAACGAAGACACGCATCAGAATTGAACGTCTCCGGTTCGACTTCGACGGGAAGCTGCGGAGCGAGGTCTTCCCGTCTCAGGTGCTGTGGAGTAAGCTGTGTCTCTTGCGACAGGCTGGCGAAGAGTCCCTGTGCTCCGCTCTGTTGGCGAATTCTCTACCGGATTTGACGCGCGAAGACCCTCTCGAGTATCACCGAGGTCTTCACCACCATGGCGATGAAGCAGCGCTGGCGGGATATACACTGGGCGAGCTGTTGCAGCTGGCTCAGAGCGCGAgtcggccgcaggcggcttcCTGGATGTCGAGTGCTGCTAcgcccttctcctccctATTGAGCAGAAACCGGAGCCTCTTTTGATTGCAGGCGTCCTTGCCCCGGTAAGACGCACGGGCTCGGCTCGCGGCccttctccgcgacgccctctCTTCGCACCGTCTCTGTAACTGTCGGGAGCTCGGCTGGGCTCTGCCGAGCCTCGGTCGAGGGCTGGAGTGTCTCAGTGCATGTGCGTGAGAAGATGTCGAGTACAGAATGCGAGACGCTGCTCGACCGGCACACGTATGGGTCGCACGCAGGCTTGTCTGCGCAAAGCACCATGCACACATAGACTTCGCGTCTGCATCATGCGCGAATCCATGGAGAGCTGGAGCACCCACGAACGTCGCTGCATCTTTATGTTGGACTCGTGCTGCTGTATGTTGTCTCCAGCTCGGCGTCGTTGTCGCGTGCTCaccctcgcgcgtcgccgtgaggcgcgcgtccctgccgccgcctacCGCCGCGGAGTGtgcagagcgcagaggccgtcagcgtctccgcgcgccctgcaTCAACCTCCGGTTGCAACTGCAGCCTTCTCTGCACCCTCTGCTTACGCGTCTTCTAGCTGTTTCGGCCGCCGATCGCTCCTTCGTCCACGCAcacccgcctctctccggcgtcgcgtttccggcgcgtcgggcggcggggcctgGGCCTTCGGTTGgacgcctgtctccgcgcccggcAAGCGGGCACCAGTCTCCTTTCCCTTCGCCGTCACCagtcggcgcgctggcgtgcgGGGTGGGTTTGCGGGCTCACGAGACGGCAGCCGAGCTTCTCTTTCAGATCCGCGCGTCACCGTTCTTCACGCACCTCGTCGAGCTCGCGCTCTACGAACTTTTTGAGCGCTTTCTGTCCGGCTTCAAACGCGAgttgcgcgccctcgcgccgttcAAAGCCAGCCGGAGTGcccagacgccgcccgcgaatGGGCTCGCCCAGGCCGgggtcgcaggcgccagtccgcagcgagacgcgaacgGGGAGTGTCGCAGCGGAGTCTCAGGggtctctgcttcgtccaCGCTTCCGCACCAGAAGAGAGGCTCCATGGAGAGCGAGAACGTCGGCGATCCGACAGagggctgggcggcggcggctggcgcagcacTCATGCGCCACCGAGAGGAGGGgttgcagaggagagaaatcGGTTTGCAGTCATCTCGGTTCTCCCCGTCTGCGTGCTCGGGGCCTTGCTCTGCGGAGCAGAAAGGCGCGAATCGTAATGATTCCGGGAAAGAAACCAGGCAACAAAGACTCCCGCGCGCCCCCTCCCCACCGGCGAAGGCCTATGTGCTCAGtttgccgcaggcgcaggtgtctacggagaacgaggaagcgcggcgaaggcgccaccaggggggggcagcgccgcagcaaacCTCGCGCGTGTTGCAGCGGACGAACAGAGGAGACTGGGAGGATGCAGAGAGGGCCAGAGAGGCTGGTAAAGAAatggcgtcgcagaggaaactcgcggcgagcgatgGACGAGAACTAGCCCAACcaggaagcgaggaagcgatgGGGCCGCGCAGATCGCGCGACGCACGGAAAAAGGACCGAGACAGGGATGAATTCGGCAAGGCGTCCGCAAGATACGAGGATAGTCAtggcggcgcgaagcaggctTACGGCattgcagaggcggagagacgtGCGTGTGCGCTCTTCAGTCTCGATCGCCTTTTGCGAGCTGAAGACGTCTCTGAAGCCTTTTCTCTCGTGGCTCCACGAGCGCATCCGTACCGCGTGCCGGTCCCCTCTCAGTTGTCTTCcggtccctctctctcgccttcatcTGGCTCAGATGTCCCGCTTCCTTCGTCTGCATCCTCTCGCTCCGTGGCTCGCGCTGGGTCACATGGAGCATTGTCTCCCCAtcc from Besnoitia besnoiti strain Bb-Ger1 chromosome Unknown contig00151, whole genome shotgun sequence includes:
- a CDS encoding RPAP1 family protein (encoded by transcript BESB_029570) gives rise to the protein MQGQSGKDAAQSAGATSSVRFDLQEAAKLQWANPLGLEDARGGPLEEEDGEWEHQRVQGGVFTGVPAKAGRGTKTRIRIERLRFDFDGKLRSEVFPSQVLWSKLCLLRQAGEESLCSALLANSLPDLTREDPLEYHRGLHHHGDEAALAGYTLGELLQLAQSASRPQAASWMSSAATPFSSLLSRNRSLF
- a CDS encoding RPAP1 family protein (encoded by transcript BESB_029560); translated protein: MESTAAEAGAPACGDSSGGTSKCRKQRTVSASSSSPPESPDSPGAEGPGRRPASVFKLSASTTPLGSISFFPPSEGHESGLCASPHGALRDPCSDGLNEPSRRRGDCSPFSVDRGALGGAPTCSLFAPERSTRLTLNPFAASEDATAKGRELGVPSASAFSLEVEVMRLSVAQAKAGQFHAMLVFPASSELSEVLGPCATRRAVRRPPDACSGGGVGVLAGGLQDAEIAQLSIREAEEDSALSGFVLGSVIEKNTSSADAHATPAPCPPQAASVAPPSDSYPPGSSGPLSFLPSNAAIEAPFGFPKAVHRSLLPCHSRRGADDNAGTPGGLRPKTGPTGATAASSFSDRGSTSVSGPGAVGKALAAEIENENLHILSRMQPHEIREAREEILQRFGAERFAALQRRALRRARAKCSGEHQEQNGNAEATRGAAAGRAARGERQQLQNEDAARLSAFPRENRTEESQTRLQAGGSAPAASPVPPSSSCASSTQSSVFALPGGRQCVLEWSLEPRRALAAAAARTPA
- a CDS encoding rhoptry protein ROP5 (encoded by transcript BESB_029550), whose product is MVFDPKRARKASCRVWLALAALGTVLGVHKGVSVHLSSQFGHLLASAVTSRRSHVTAGSVAPGEDDPHVGSSFTESSPLEDTPASSERTHPRLLFERTRRQLDLGTGNARDTHVAVDAPPRALASYGHSLLQHSRGAARTVGRHVSGASGRLAHFRGSRLEEPGSSSDASFADLGQPEGADLALVHGIEPGDSIVKHLLTLVSKQIHPVDRQAGAFRTLDKGLSATFWPQDVTVEVVSVRTGAPRRLRRGPVFGRGDFGMVFTASDVDTGAEFAAKVPIALREPFKMSQEDVMAEGRLTDAFATVKDPREAQAVLRFLVPTDMVQFPNKETFAVAIPGSRTLIGNVFFLMPKAYTDLQDVINAMCDPARG